One region of Catenuloplanes indicus genomic DNA includes:
- a CDS encoding endonuclease domain-containing protein, with product MLVRVDLAGPDLRIAIEYEGDHHRDPATFRNDLLRACRLEQSGWLVLRFTADDVYRRPAETVRAVATARHRRLAGSGAAQGVAAVRVSSTP from the coding sequence GTGCTGGTCCGGGTCGACCTCGCCGGTCCGGACCTGCGGATCGCGATCGAGTACGAGGGTGACCACCACCGCGACCCGGCCACGTTCCGCAACGACCTGCTGCGGGCGTGCCGCCTGGAGCAGTCCGGCTGGCTGGTGCTGCGCTTCACCGCGGACGACGTGTACCGGAGGCCGGCCGAGACGGTCCGGGCCGTCGCGACCGCTCGCCACCGGCGGCTCGCCGGATCGGGCGCCGCTCAGGGGGTTGCGGCGGTGCGGGTGAGCTCGACGCCGTAG
- a CDS encoding Hsp70 family protein — MNAAARLGIDFGTSHTVGMLAVGGRPPVPLLFDGSPLLPSAVWADPSGRLIVGRDAQHAAQTDPAGYEPHPKRHIDEETMLLGTAQPSVESVIATVLGHVAAEAGRVAGRPVGTVVLTHPAAWAAQRRQRLESAARTVFPEVTLVPEPVAAAGYVVHRAAARIPPGGRVVVYDFGAGTFDVSVVRADPDGLRVVASEGLDDTGGADVDAAVVELLAHTFAPRDPAAWQRLAAPATRADRRAARTMWDGARTAKEVLSRATSTVLHVPIFDEEVPLGREQLDQAARPILERTLVATRRVVAGAGGTPAGVFLVGGASRMPLTAALLYQSLGVRPTLLDQPELVVAEGALYATTPASLPAAVTPPPRQPPGARQQAAGHPPGTPPARSVPVPPQSSHSPVSPPAGHSPAPHASAPPPGHPQTPGPQTPGYPRTPGQAQPPAPGRPQAHPQPPGYPQALGHPQAPGFPRPLGQPQAPGHPPSPAAGSSAAPGQPAAPPAGYPASPPSGHAAAPLTAQAGTPGPRAALPSGHQPGPVSGAGGTAPATGVPAVSARRGLVIAIAVVSVLIVAVATSITVRAATTGRWPFLAGPSPSPSISPGLDPCVIGVWKQQKYVIENTIDGKPTDFTGYDTGTDTYRPDGSYEIVYSGSPFRATVRDDLWEHIVTGRVTGRYTTTGGKLAATDVAATGTSKLLVNGDLDNSRALSVSDDASSYECRDDTLVIHGTFYGVELTRTAATP, encoded by the coding sequence GTGAACGCGGCCGCGCGGCTCGGCATCGACTTCGGCACCTCGCACACCGTGGGAATGCTCGCGGTCGGCGGGCGCCCGCCCGTGCCGTTGCTGTTCGACGGATCTCCGCTGCTGCCGTCCGCGGTCTGGGCCGACCCGTCCGGCCGCCTGATCGTCGGCCGCGACGCCCAGCACGCCGCGCAGACCGACCCGGCCGGCTACGAGCCGCACCCGAAACGGCACATCGACGAGGAGACGATGCTGCTCGGCACCGCGCAGCCGTCCGTCGAGTCGGTGATCGCCACCGTGCTCGGGCACGTGGCCGCGGAGGCCGGCCGCGTCGCCGGCCGCCCGGTCGGCACCGTCGTGCTCACCCACCCGGCCGCCTGGGCCGCGCAGCGCCGGCAACGCCTGGAGTCCGCGGCCCGCACCGTCTTCCCCGAGGTCACACTGGTGCCCGAGCCGGTCGCCGCGGCCGGTTACGTGGTGCACCGCGCCGCCGCCCGCATCCCGCCCGGCGGCCGGGTCGTGGTCTACGACTTCGGCGCCGGTACGTTCGACGTCTCCGTGGTCCGCGCCGACCCGGACGGGCTGCGCGTGGTCGCCTCCGAGGGCCTGGACGACACCGGCGGCGCGGACGTCGACGCCGCCGTCGTCGAGCTGCTCGCCCACACGTTCGCGCCCCGCGACCCGGCCGCCTGGCAGCGCCTCGCCGCCCCCGCCACCCGCGCGGACCGGCGCGCCGCCCGGACCATGTGGGACGGCGCCCGTACCGCGAAAGAGGTTCTGTCCCGCGCCACCTCCACCGTGCTGCACGTGCCGATCTTCGACGAGGAGGTGCCGCTCGGCCGCGAACAGCTCGACCAGGCCGCCCGCCCGATCCTGGAGCGCACGCTGGTCGCCACCCGCCGCGTGGTGGCCGGCGCCGGTGGCACCCCGGCCGGCGTCTTCCTGGTCGGCGGCGCGAGCCGCATGCCGCTGACCGCCGCGCTGCTCTACCAGAGCCTGGGGGTCCGCCCGACCCTGCTCGACCAGCCCGAACTGGTGGTCGCGGAGGGCGCGCTCTACGCCACCACCCCGGCCTCGCTCCCCGCCGCCGTCACCCCACCGCCCCGGCAGCCACCGGGCGCACGGCAGCAGGCCGCGGGGCATCCACCGGGTACGCCACCGGCGCGGTCCGTGCCGGTGCCGCCGCAGAGCAGCCACTCGCCGGTGTCGCCGCCGGCCGGTCACTCACCGGCCCCGCACGCCTCGGCCCCACCGCCCGGACACCCGCAGACGCCAGGACCCCAGACGCCCGGATACCCGCGGACACCCGGGCAGGCGCAGCCACCGGCGCCCGGGCGGCCACAGGCGCATCCTCAGCCGCCGGGATATCCGCAGGCGCTGGGACATCCGCAGGCGCCCGGATTTCCACGGCCGCTCGGACAACCACAGGCACCCGGGCACCCACCGTCCCCGGCTGCCGGTTCCTCAGCCGCGCCCGGTCAACCGGCAGCACCGCCCGCCGGATACCCGGCGTCCCCGCCATCCGGGCACGCGGCAGCGCCGCTGACCGCCCAGGCCGGCACACCCGGTCCCCGGGCGGCCCTGCCGTCCGGACATCAGCCGGGCCCGGTCTCCGGCGCCGGCGGTACCGCACCGGCCACCGGCGTACCCGCCGTCTCGGCCCGGCGCGGCCTGGTGATCGCCATCGCCGTCGTCAGCGTCCTCATCGTGGCCGTGGCCACCTCGATCACGGTCCGCGCCGCCACCACCGGCCGCTGGCCGTTCCTGGCCGGGCCGTCCCCCTCCCCGTCGATCAGCCCCGGTCTGGACCCGTGCGTGATCGGCGTGTGGAAGCAGCAGAAGTACGTCATCGAGAACACCATCGACGGCAAGCCGACCGACTTCACCGGCTACGACACCGGCACCGACACGTACCGCCCGGACGGCAGCTACGAGATCGTCTACAGCGGCAGCCCGTTCAGGGCCACCGTCCGCGACGACCTCTGGGAGCACATCGTCACCGGCCGCGTCACCGGCCGGTACACCACCACCGGCGGCAAGCTCGCCGCCACCGACGTCGCCGCCACCGGCACCTCCAAGCTGCTCGTCAACGGCGACCTCGACAACTCCCGCGCGCTCTCCGTCAGCGACGACGCCTCCTCCTACGAATGTCGCGACGACACCCTCGTCATCCACGGCACCTTCTACGGCGTCGAGCTCACCCGCACCGCCGCAACCCCCTGA
- a CDS encoding MarR family winged helix-turn-helix transcriptional regulator: MTDEPRWLGADELESWRTTAALLFALPAALDAQLQRDAGISHFEYLILAALSEAPERTMRMSTLAAHCEGSLPRLSQAVSRLEKRAWVRRTPDPADGRYTLAVLTGEGWDKVVATAPGHVAEVRRLVFDRTTKAQVRQLGDIAGRIMRAIDPNGC; the protein is encoded by the coding sequence GTGACGGACGAACCCCGCTGGCTCGGAGCCGACGAGCTGGAGTCGTGGAGGACGACGGCCGCGCTGCTGTTCGCGCTGCCCGCCGCGCTCGACGCCCAGCTGCAGCGCGACGCCGGGATCAGCCACTTCGAATACCTGATCCTCGCCGCCCTGTCCGAGGCACCCGAGCGCACCATGCGGATGAGCACGCTCGCCGCGCACTGCGAGGGTTCCCTGCCGCGCCTCTCGCAGGCGGTGTCCCGCCTGGAGAAACGCGCGTGGGTACGGCGGACGCCCGACCCGGCCGACGGGCGCTACACGCTGGCGGTCCTCACCGGCGAGGGCTGGGACAAGGTCGTCGCGACCGCGCCCGGCCACGTCGCGGAGGTGCGCCGGCTCGTCTTCGACCGGACCACCAAGGCCCAGGTCCGCCAGCTCGGCGACATCGCCGGCCGGATCATGCGCGCGATCGACCCGAACGGCTGCTGA
- a CDS encoding DoxX family protein codes for MNIVLWVIAALLAAAFLMAGAMKVIQPRERLVASGMAWAGDFPPAVVKAIGVLEVLGAAGLILPAVTGVAPIVVPLAATGLVLMMAGAVIVHVRRGEFSMMAPSVVLLILAAVVAWGRFGPYAF; via the coding sequence ATGAACATCGTTCTTTGGGTCATCGCCGCGCTGCTCGCGGCCGCATTTCTGATGGCGGGCGCGATGAAGGTGATCCAGCCGCGGGAGAGGCTGGTCGCGTCCGGCATGGCCTGGGCCGGGGATTTCCCGCCCGCCGTGGTCAAGGCGATCGGTGTGCTGGAGGTGCTGGGCGCGGCCGGGCTGATCCTGCCGGCGGTGACCGGCGTCGCGCCGATCGTAGTGCCGCTCGCCGCCACCGGCCTGGTCCTGATGATGGCCGGCGCGGTGATCGTGCACGTGCGCCGCGGTGAGTTCTCCATGATGGCGCCGAGCGTGGTGCTGCTGATCCTGGCCGCCGTGGTCGCCTGGGGCCGGTTCGGGCCGTACGCGTTCTGA